The window CAAAGATACTAGTCTCGAATAGTTTCTATTTCAAGTTTTCTGCTCTTGAAGTGAAATGATTGGTAAATGTACATAAGGGAGGCGATTTGATTGAAAATAAGAAAACGTCTAAAAGATGAAAGAGGATCGCTTTCCATTGAGTTTCTAGGAATTCTTCCATTATATTTCTTACTCTTTCTCCTACTTTGGCAGGTAGTAGCTTCAGGCTATGCCGTGATTAGTTTAAAAGCGGTGGCGTCTGATGCGGCTCAAGTTTATGCTGTGTCGGAGGATTACTATGAAACGAAAGAAGTGATTGATCAATCAATTGCTGGCTCTTCTCTTTTACAAAGTCATTCTTTTGTCATACAAAATGTCTCGGGAAGCGGGGATCTATTTGAAATTAAGATTACGGCTCGTCACCCATTAGTCTTTTTGCCAGATTCAATGGCGAGTCTAGCATCAATTACCATTGATTCTGAGGCAACAGGAAAGGTGCTTGTCCCATGAAGCATCTAGAGAATGAAAAGGGAAGTGCCGCAATATTTTTATTGTGGATCATGACAGTCATTATTGTATTGACACTCATCATTGTCAATGTTGCAAAGGTCTATGCCGTAAAACAACAAGCATCCACTGCTGCGCAACTTGGCGCCTTTGCTGCGACAAGTGAAATTTTGTTCGCCACAGAGGAAGCCATTAAGGACTTTGATGAAGCGATGATGGAAACTCTTGGAGAAGGCGAAGAGTATGAAGCATTATGGGA is drawn from Lysinibacillus sp. SGAir0095 and contains these coding sequences:
- a CDS encoding pilus assembly protein — its product is MKIRKRLKDERGSLSIEFLGILPLYFLLFLLLWQVVASGYAVISLKAVASDAAQVYAVSEDYYETKEVIDQSIAGSSLLQSHSFVIQNVSGSGDLFEIKITARHPLVFLPDSMASLASITIDSEATGKVLVP